A region from the Lycium barbarum isolate Lr01 chromosome 8, ASM1917538v2, whole genome shotgun sequence genome encodes:
- the LOC132608354 gene encoding serine/threonine-protein kinase WNK8-like: protein MGYELYRVVEKSPCGRFIRYDQLLGGGAYKEVYIGYDRVEEIEVAWNQIFYYGEDETLKTPEKLFSEAIMLKSLDHERVMKCFKYWFDSKSKTLNMITELFPSGSLKKYISKYYNGVGVDLASIKNWGKQILEGLSFLHSQSPKIIHRDIKCDNVFVDSDGKQVKLGDFGLAVRVMEGDFVKEKEAKGTPEFMASECYDGEYNELVDIYAFGMCLLEMVTGEYPYMECSTPIHIFKKVYTGVKPASLGKVKDSRVKDIIEKCMLPVSIRPSAEELLKDPFFLYNGGSSTLEACAPAASFRSSHPFRGLRCCFKGY from the coding sequence ATGGGTTACGAGTTATACAGAGTTGTCGAGAAATCTCCATGTGGTAGGTTTATTAGATATGATCAACTGTTAGGTGGTGGTGCTTACAAAGAAGTGTATATAGGGTATGATCGTgttgaagaaatagaagttgcaTGGAACCAAATCTTTTATTATGGAGAAGATGAAACGTTAAAAACCCCCGAAAAGTTGTTTTCTGAAGCTATTATGTTGAAGTCTTTAGACCATGAAAGGGTTATGAAGTGTTTCAAATATTGGTTTGATTCAAAGTCCAAAACCCTAAACATGATTACCGAGCTATTCCCTTCAGGCAGCTTGAAAAAGTATATATCGAAGTATTATAATGGCGTTGGCGTTGATTTGGCGAGTATCAAGAATTGGGGCAAGCAGATTCTTGAAGGGTTGAGCTTTCTACATAGCCAGAGCCCGAAGATTATTCATAGAGACATCAAGTGTGACAATGTGTTTGTTGATAGTGATGGGAAGCAAGTCAAGCTTGGAGATTTTGGGTTGGCTGTTAGGGTTATGGAGGGTGATTTTGTGAAAGAGAAAGAAGCTAAGGGTACGCCTGAATTCATGGCTTCAGAGTGCTACGACGGGGAATACAATGAGTTGGTGGATATATATGCATTCGGGATGTGTCTTCTTGAGATGGTTACTGGTGAATATCCGTATATGGAATGTAGCACTCCGATACACATATTTAAGAAAGTGTACACCGGTGTAAAGCCTGCATCACTCGGAAAGGTAAAGGATTCCAGAGTGAAGGATATAATCGAAAAGTGTATGCTTCCCGTGTCTATTAGGCCGTCTGCGGAAGAGTTGCTGAAAGATCCGTTCTTTTTATACAATGGGGGGTCATCAACATTGGAGGCTTGTGCACCTGCTGCCAGTTTTCGTAGTAGTCATCCTTTCAGGGGATTACGTTGTTGTTTCAAGGGATATTAG
- the LOC132608355 gene encoding probable protein phosphatase 2C 55, whose translation MGACISSLGHDQYPFNKFDEVFNLRHKRYFDFSSYEIHNQLENINSNKKILKYSHDADLYFSFPIDTTLGHIDQYSIKKVDELLEINERLEFSSNKLPCLKMVVASLYLPKENPKKPLGEDAHFIYELYQTIGISDGVGGWAKKGIDAGIYARELMKNSLIATNNEPKGHVNPKRVLQEAYRNTNSEGSSTACIITLNPENNTICAANVGDSGFFLIRKGRIIYESPIQERSFNFPYQLGNCRDNPSVAHEMELRVEKDDILIVGTDGMLDNINESKIEEIVQRGINEKLKAEELASQIGNVALYNSFDRFADTPFARAADREWLSQIHKGGKVDDITVIVAYIQ comes from the coding sequence ATGGGTGCATGCATATCATCATTAGGTCATGATCAATATCCTTTCAACAAGTTCGATGAAGTTTTCAATTTGCGGCACAAGAGGTACTTCGACTTTTCTTCTTATGAAATTCATAATCAACTGGAAAATATTAATAGCAACAAGAAGATACTCAAATATAGTCATGATGCTGATCTGTACTTCAGTTTTCCAATCGACACAACATTAGGTCATATTGATCAATATTCAATCAAGAAGGTAGATGAACTTCTCGAGATCAACGAGAGACTCGAATTTAGTAGTAACAAATTACCATGCCTAAAAATGGTGGTTGCATCTTTATACTTACCCAAAGAAAATCCAAAGAAACCACTAGGTGAAGATGCACACTTTATCTATGAATTATATCAAACTATTGGCATTTCTGATGGCGTTGGTGGCTGGGCTAAAAAGGGAATTGATGCTGGAATTTACGCGAGAGAGCTTATGAAAAATTCACTTATCGCTACAAATAATGAACCAAAGGGTCACGtgaaccctaaaagggttcttcAAGAAGCTTACAGAAATACAAACTCTGAAGGATCGTCTACAGCTTGTATTATAACCTTAAACCCCGAGAATAATACTATATGTGCTGCTAACGTTGGTGACAGTGGATTTTTCCTAATTCGGAAGGGGAGAATTATATATGAATCACCAATACAGGAACGGAGTTTTAATTTTCCGTATCAATTGGGAAACTGCAGGGATAATCCTAGTGTTGCTCACGAGATGGAATTAAGAGTCGAAAAAGATGATATTTTAATCGTTGGAACGGATGGGATGCTTGATAATATAAATGAAAGTAAGATTGAGGAAATTGTTCAAAGAGGGATCAATGAGAAGTTGAAGGCAGAGGAGTTGGCTAGTCAAATTGGGAATGTTGCATTGTATAATTCATTTGATAGGTTTGCAGATACACCTTTTGCAAGAGCAGCTGATAGGGAATGGCTTAGTCAAATACATAAAGGAGGAAAAGTTGATGATATTACTGTTATTGTTGCTTATATCCAGTAA
- the LOC132607466 gene encoding tRNA-uridine aminocarboxypropyltransferase A-like gives MDPATVDYADCPQQDRRKMCCNCERPLRVCLCSIITSDPLATVNARIVILHHPHEQRHKLATVPVLSKCLGNCDVIVGRRLRYGVSDILDSLHDDAIRNPNFTKTAIYIFPGSDTSPSKEINHWKSSQHTVETSNCVLIAFDGTWKHAREMMRASLSFLSKFAVQVHLDYDVGNDGGTIFNSDLILRKEPFSGCMSTMEAIAHCLRILEPNGIDIESSLIEVLRSMVKFQASFLKPMKPRPKLIKAGREGKI, from the exons ATGGACCCTGCCACCGTTGACTATGCCGATTGTCCCCAACAAGATAGACGGAAAATGTGCTGTAACTGTGAGAGGCCGTTAAGAGTGTGTTTATGCAGCATTATCACATCCGACCCACTTGCTACTGTTAATGCTCGAATCGTAATTCTTCACCACCCACATGAGCAACGACATAAGCTCGCTACGGTACCCGTTTTATCTAAGTGTCTCGGCAATTGTGACGTTATTGTTGGTCGGAGATTACGTTATGGTGTTTCGGATATTCTTGATTCGCTACATGATGATGCTATTCGTAACCCTAATTTCACCAAAACAGCTATTTATATATTTCCTG GTTCTGATACATCTCCATCTAAGGAAATCAACCATTGGAAATCCTCTCAACATACTGTAGAGACGAGTAACTGTGTCTTGATTGCTTTTGACGGAACTTGGAAGCATGCTCGAGAGATGATGCGTGCAAGCTTATCATTTTTGTCCAAGTTTGCTGTTCAGGTTCACTTAGACTATGATGTTGGCAATGACGGTGGGACTATTTTTAATTCTGATCTAATTCTTAGGAAGGAACCATTTAGTGGGTGCATGAGTACCATGGAGGCAATAGCGCATTGCTTAAGGATCCTTGAGCCTAATGGAATTGATATAGAGTCAAGTTTGATAGAGGTCTTAAGAAGTATGGTTAAATTTCAGGCTTCCTTCCTCAAGCCTATGAAGCCTAGGCCAAAGTTGATAAAAGCAGGACGAGAGGGAAAAATATAA